One genomic region from Reichenbachiella ulvae encodes:
- a CDS encoding UDP-glucose dehydrogenase family protein yields the protein MKIAVVGTGYVGLVTGTCFAETGNHVTCIDIDEKKVEKLKNKVIPIYEPGLDVLFDRNIKQGRLDFTTNLKEGIKGAKIIFLALPTPPGEDGSADLSYILKVADDLGPILEDYTVIVDKSTVPVGTADKVTAAIAANAKVEFSVVSNPEFLREGVAVEDFMKPDRVVIGTSSKKAQKIMEELYAPLVRQGNPVITMDEKSAELTKYAANSFLATKITFMNEIANMCELVGADVDMVRKGVGTDSRIGKRFLFAGIGYGGSCFPKDVQALAKSAKEVNYDFEILNAVMSKNETQKTKLIDRIKDHFGDIKGKTFSVWGLAFKPYTDDIREAPALVNIKALLDAGAKVKTYDPEAMENVKGQLGDSIEFCEDEYAAAEGADALLIMTEWPVFRTPEFDKIKTLLKENVIFDGRNLYNTETMAELGFTYYSIGRAAVKN from the coding sequence ATGAAAATAGCTGTAGTTGGAACTGGTTATGTAGGATTAGTAACCGGAACTTGCTTTGCCGAAACTGGCAACCATGTAACCTGCATCGACATTGATGAAAAGAAAGTCGAGAAACTAAAAAACAAAGTAATACCTATCTATGAACCCGGTCTAGATGTATTATTCGATAGAAATATCAAACAAGGGAGATTAGACTTTACCACTAATCTTAAAGAAGGTATAAAAGGAGCCAAAATAATCTTCCTGGCCTTGCCTACACCTCCGGGCGAAGATGGATCTGCGGATTTAAGCTACATACTTAAAGTTGCTGATGATCTAGGACCTATTTTAGAAGATTACACTGTTATTGTTGACAAGAGTACAGTACCCGTAGGTACTGCCGACAAGGTAACTGCTGCCATTGCTGCCAATGCAAAAGTGGAATTCAGTGTCGTGTCTAATCCTGAATTCTTACGAGAAGGAGTAGCTGTAGAAGATTTCATGAAACCTGATCGTGTAGTAATAGGAACTAGCTCGAAAAAGGCTCAAAAAATCATGGAAGAACTTTATGCTCCATTGGTAAGACAAGGAAACCCTGTAATCACAATGGATGAAAAGTCTGCTGAGCTTACTAAATATGCTGCTAATTCTTTCCTTGCGACCAAAATCACTTTCATGAACGAAATCGCCAACATGTGTGAGCTTGTAGGTGCAGATGTAGACATGGTGAGAAAAGGGGTTGGTACTGATTCAAGAATTGGAAAAAGATTCCTTTTCGCGGGTATTGGATACGGAGGTAGCTGCTTCCCTAAGGATGTTCAGGCTTTAGCAAAGTCTGCTAAAGAAGTCAATTATGACTTTGAAATTCTCAATGCAGTAATGTCCAAAAACGAAACACAAAAAACTAAGTTGATCGATAGAATCAAAGATCATTTTGGTGATATCAAAGGTAAAACTTTCTCAGTGTGGGGACTTGCATTTAAACCTTATACAGACGATATCAGAGAAGCTCCAGCTTTGGTTAACATCAAAGCTCTATTAGACGCAGGTGCAAAAGTGAAAACTTACGACCCTGAGGCAATGGAGAATGTAAAAGGTCAACTCGGTGATTCAATCGAGTTCTGTGAAGATGAATATGCTGCAGCAGAAGGTGCTGACGCACTCCTAATTATGACAGAGTGGCCTGTATTTAGAACTCCAGAGTTCGACAAGATCAAAACACTTCTTAAGGAGAATGTAATCTTTGATGGTCGTAACCTTTACAACACAGAAACAATGGCTGAATTAGGTTTTACCTACTACAGTATCGGTAGAGCCGCTGTTAAAAATTAA
- the galE gene encoding UDP-glucose 4-epimerase GalE codes for MKNILVTGGMGYIGSHTCVALCEAGFLPIIVDNLDNSEIWIKDRLNQITNQEIPFYQGDCSDKSLLQRIFEENKIAGIIHFAANKAVGESVQNPMKYYHNNLNSLLSVLEVSQKNDCNNLVFSSSCTVYGEPDKLPVDESAEIKQAESPYGSTKIFCERIIQDFVNASNNYKSVLLRYFNPIGAHSSSLIGELPLGVPSNLVPFITQTAAGLREKLTVFGNTYNTPDGSCIRDFIHVVDLADAHVKAFEYLFAQESKICESVNVGTGKGASVLELIHSFESSTGVKLNYEIGERRSGDVEAVYAAPKKAKTLLNWEAKLSMSDALKDAWNWQKTLSK; via the coding sequence ATGAAGAACATATTAGTGACCGGAGGTATGGGATACATAGGATCCCATACCTGCGTGGCACTTTGTGAAGCTGGATTTCTACCTATTATTGTTGACAACCTAGACAACTCAGAAATCTGGATCAAAGACCGCCTAAACCAAATAACAAATCAAGAAATCCCATTTTATCAAGGAGATTGCTCTGACAAATCTCTTCTTCAACGAATATTTGAAGAGAATAAAATAGCAGGGATTATTCATTTTGCTGCAAACAAGGCTGTTGGAGAATCGGTTCAGAATCCGATGAAGTATTATCACAACAACCTCAATAGTCTTCTTTCAGTTCTTGAAGTATCCCAAAAAAATGACTGTAACAATCTTGTCTTCTCCTCCTCATGTACAGTTTATGGAGAACCTGACAAGCTTCCTGTTGATGAGTCTGCTGAAATAAAGCAAGCCGAATCTCCTTATGGCTCAACCAAAATTTTTTGTGAGAGAATAATTCAGGATTTTGTAAATGCGAGTAACAATTACAAAAGTGTATTATTAAGGTACTTCAATCCAATAGGTGCGCATTCGAGTTCTCTTATAGGAGAATTACCTTTAGGAGTCCCTAGCAACTTGGTACCCTTCATCACGCAAACTGCTGCAGGACTAAGAGAAAAACTAACAGTTTTTGGAAACACATATAATACCCCTGACGGTAGCTGTATAAGAGACTTTATTCACGTAGTGGACCTGGCTGACGCACATGTTAAGGCATTTGAATATTTGTTCGCACAAGAAAGCAAAATATGCGAATCTGTAAACGTCGGAACAGGCAAAGGAGCTAGCGTGTTAGAACTAATCCATTCATTTGAATCATCGACTGGCGTCAAACTCAATTATGAAATAGGCGAGCGAAGAAGTGGCGATGTAGAAGCTGTGTATGCAGCTCCCAAAAAA